One genomic segment of Trichocoleus sp. includes these proteins:
- a CDS encoding homocysteine biosynthesis protein, with product MRTIAEINDKITSGKAVVWTVEELKAKVQEMGVAQVAKAVDVITTGTFEPMESSGAILNLGQTDPPIKIRQCWLDGIPAYSGFGAVDLYLGATQTADYSSQSDGLDADELRDRGGGHVIADLIAGKTVHLRALGQVSDCYSRASFETTITRDTINQFYLFNPRNAYQNFIVGVNGGDRPLYTYLGPLQPHLGNAVYSNPGAISPLMNDPDLQVIGIGTQIFLGGGVGYVAWEGTQHFPLQKRLPNRTPIGPAATLALIGDAKQMQSRWVRGCYFRSYGPSIMLGVGIPLPVLNEEVVARCAVRDQELVAPVVDFSIPRRVRPTFGLVSYAQLKSGKLTIDGKTVRAAPLASIHLSRQVALELKQWIVSGQFTLTEPVAPIPMDRTFMAQDRWGTQISLE from the coding sequence ATGCGGACGATCGCAGAAATTAACGACAAGATCACCTCTGGCAAAGCTGTCGTCTGGACAGTAGAAGAACTCAAGGCAAAGGTGCAGGAGATGGGCGTTGCTCAGGTCGCAAAAGCGGTCGATGTAATTACCACAGGCACATTTGAGCCAATGGAGTCCTCTGGGGCAATTCTCAATCTGGGGCAAACTGATCCACCGATTAAAATTCGTCAGTGCTGGCTCGATGGCATTCCTGCCTATTCTGGGTTTGGTGCGGTTGATCTGTATCTCGGCGCAACGCAGACAGCAGACTACAGTAGTCAAAGTGACGGTCTGGATGCAGACGAACTACGAGATCGAGGGGGTGGTCATGTCATTGCTGACTTGATTGCCGGAAAGACAGTCCACTTGCGGGCACTCGGACAAGTCTCTGATTGTTATTCTCGTGCCTCCTTTGAAACCACCATTACCCGCGACACAATCAACCAGTTTTATCTGTTCAATCCGCGTAACGCTTACCAGAATTTTATTGTGGGTGTGAATGGGGGCGATCGACCGCTCTATACCTATCTGGGACCGCTTCAGCCCCACTTGGGCAATGCCGTGTACTCAAATCCAGGCGCAATCTCGCCGCTCATGAACGATCCTGATCTTCAAGTCATTGGGATTGGGACACAAATCTTTTTGGGTGGTGGTGTGGGATATGTCGCCTGGGAAGGAACACAGCATTTTCCGCTGCAAAAGCGACTGCCAAACCGAACCCCGATCGGACCTGCTGCAACGCTGGCTTTAATTGGGGATGCGAAGCAAATGCAGTCTCGTTGGGTAAGAGGTTGCTACTTCCGCAGCTATGGACCTTCAATAATGCTGGGTGTTGGGATTCCACTGCCGGTTCTAAATGAAGAAGTGGTGGCGCGTTGTGCAGTGCGCGATCAAGAATTAGTCGCTCCTGTCGTCGATTTTTCGATTCCTCGACGGGTACGCCCAACCTTTGGCTTGGTGAGCTATGCCCAACTGAAATCAGGGAAGCTGACGATCGACGGTAAAACAGTGCGTGCTGCGCCGTTAGCCAGCATCCATCTCTCGCGTCAGGTGGCTCTGGAACTAAAGCAATGGATTGTCTCTGGTCAATTCACGCTCACTGAACCCGTTGCCCCCATTCCCATGGATCGAACCTTTATGGCACAAGACCGTTGGGGTACTCAAATCTCGTTGGAATAA
- the thrB gene encoding homoserine kinase has translation MSAATVSVTVPATTANLGAGFDCIGAALTLYNRFQFSLLSSDEADPLVIDVTGSEADRVTRDQTNLAYKAFVHLHQKIGQVPPPLHLAIDLDVPLARGLGSSATAIVAGLVGANALAGSPLASADVMALAIEMEGHPDNVVPALIGGCRLAATKPDSSWIICDIPWHEEVVPIVAIPNFELSTAEARRVLPTEYSRQDAIFNTAHLGLLLRGLETGRSDWLESALQDRIHQPYRQILIQGYEAVEKAVHQSGAYGMVISGAGPTLLALAHPTQALAVEAAMAEAWAATGIKVQTKVLHVDTEGATVVEKSR, from the coding sequence ATGTCTGCTGCAACTGTTTCTGTCACCGTTCCCGCCACGACCGCCAACTTAGGCGCAGGGTTTGACTGCATTGGGGCAGCGCTGACCCTCTACAATCGGTTCCAATTTTCGCTGCTGTCCTCTGATGAAGCCGATCCTTTAGTCATCGATGTCACAGGTTCAGAAGCCGATCGCGTTACCCGTGATCAAACCAATCTGGCTTACAAAGCTTTTGTGCATCTCCATCAAAAAATTGGGCAGGTTCCACCGCCGCTGCATTTGGCAATTGATCTAGATGTGCCACTGGCGCGAGGCTTAGGCAGTTCGGCAACTGCGATCGTGGCGGGTTTAGTGGGAGCCAATGCACTGGCAGGTTCACCGCTCGCTTCAGCAGATGTAATGGCGCTGGCGATCGAAATGGAAGGACACCCAGATAATGTCGTGCCTGCCCTAATCGGTGGCTGTCGATTGGCGGCAACCAAACCAGATTCCAGCTGGATTATTTGTGATATTCCCTGGCATGAAGAAGTTGTGCCGATCGTTGCTATCCCCAATTTTGAACTTTCGACTGCGGAAGCTCGGCGCGTTTTGCCAACAGAGTACAGCCGCCAGGATGCCATTTTCAACACGGCACATTTAGGCTTACTGCTCCGAGGACTGGAAACGGGGCGATCGGATTGGCTGGAGAGTGCCCTGCAAGACCGCATTCATCAGCCCTATCGTCAAATCCTGATCCAAGGTTATGAAGCAGTAGAAAAAGCTGTCCATCAATCGGGTGCTTATGGCATGGTGATCAGCGGTGCTGGACCCACCTTACTGGCACTGGCTCACCCGACTCAAGCCCTTGCAGTTGAAGCAGCGATGGCAGAAGCCTGGGCAGCAACCGGAATTAAGGTTCAAACAAAAGTGCTGCATGTCGATACAGAAGGAGCGACCGTTGTTGAAAAATCTCGTTAG
- a CDS encoding anion transporter, which produces MPFLSSIAQYVILALSYLGLAFGKFPGLRMNRATIALVGTAFLIGLGTLTLEEAWQAIDATTIVFLLSMMVVNANLAYAGFFQITLQRLIQLTRSPFGLLTVLTYGSGILSAFFLNDTIAIIFTPLTLQLTQALRLNPIPYLLAVASATNLGSVATISGNPQNILIGSFSQISYLNFAAALTPIAFMSLSLQLLWLWWLYPEVRSLKDCPEMQPIRFRVHQPLFVKTVLVTIALLTAFVVGVPLAKAAFVAAAVLLITRRIKPQRVLQQVDWNLLVMFSGLFVLTRCTQELNLLSPFTSWVNSALGLVSVTTVLSNLISNVPAVLLLQPLIQPDDAQSWLLLAASSTLAGNLTLFGSVANLIVAEAADRLGYPLSFVDHLRFGLPLTLVTIGLAYFWLS; this is translated from the coding sequence ATGCCTTTTTTATCCTCGATTGCCCAATATGTGATCCTAGCTCTGAGCTATTTGGGGCTGGCATTTGGCAAGTTTCCGGGACTGCGGATGAACCGAGCCACGATCGCGCTAGTAGGGACAGCTTTTCTAATTGGGTTAGGGACATTGACCCTGGAGGAAGCTTGGCAGGCAATCGACGCAACCACGATCGTTTTCTTGCTGAGCATGATGGTGGTGAATGCCAATCTAGCTTATGCCGGGTTCTTTCAAATTACGCTTCAAAGACTCATTCAATTGACGCGCAGCCCTTTCGGATTGTTGACCGTTCTCACTTATGGCAGCGGCATTCTTTCGGCATTTTTCCTAAACGATACGATCGCCATCATCTTTACCCCGCTGACGCTCCAACTGACTCAGGCACTCCGGCTCAATCCCATTCCTTATCTGCTTGCTGTTGCCAGCGCCACCAATCTCGGTTCAGTCGCCACCATTAGCGGCAACCCACAGAACATTCTGATTGGCTCGTTCTCTCAAATTTCCTATCTCAACTTTGCGGCTGCCCTGACCCCGATCGCTTTCATGAGTCTGAGCCTACAACTGCTGTGGCTCTGGTGGCTCTATCCAGAAGTTCGATCGCTGAAAGACTGTCCAGAGATGCAACCCATTCGGTTTCGAGTCCATCAGCCTTTGTTTGTAAAAACGGTGCTGGTGACGATCGCACTGTTAACTGCATTTGTCGTGGGTGTTCCTTTAGCAAAAGCGGCATTTGTAGCAGCAGCCGTTTTATTGATTACAAGACGCATTAAACCCCAACGAGTGCTGCAGCAGGTGGACTGGAATCTCCTGGTGATGTTCTCCGGGCTGTTTGTGCTGACACGCTGTACGCAAGAACTTAATTTACTCTCACCGTTTACAAGTTGGGTTAATTCTGCCTTGGGGCTAGTGAGCGTAACGACTGTTTTATCAAATCTGATCTCTAATGTTCCGGCAGTGCTGCTGTTACAACCGTTGATTCAGCCCGATGATGCTCAATCCTGGCTCTTATTAGCCGCAAGTTCGACCTTAGCAGGAAATTTAACGCTGTTTGGGTCAGTGGCAAATTTAATTGTGGCAGAAGCCGCCGATCGCCTGGGCTATCCCCTTTCCTTTGTAGACCATCTGCGCTTTGGCTTACCGCTAACGCTGGTGACGATCGGACTGGCTTACTTTTGGCTTAGCTAA
- a CDS encoding ferredoxin-NADP reductase, producing MYNPSAAGGASNTQYGNRLFVYEVEGLRQNEETDRMDYPIRKSGSVFITVPYARMNQEMQRITRMGGKIVSIRPATLNGVAENGKASSDAAQAVPQPVQSAEATKPMTQAREKAAKPDVPVNIYRPNNPYIGKCISNEELVGEGGIGTVRHVKFDISGGDLKYVEGQSIGIIPEGKDDKGKPHKLRLYSIASTRHGDDVDDKTVSLCVRQLEYKHPETGETVYGVCSTFLTQLQPGNDVKITGPVGKEMLLPPATDANVIMMATGTGIAPFRAYLWRMFKENERQANPDYQFNGFAWLIFGVPTTPNILYHQELEELQQKYPNNLRITYAISREQKNPQGGRMYIQDRVAEYSDEIWNLVKQEKTHTYICGLKGMEDGIDAAMTEAAGKEGITWKEYQRANKERWHVETY from the coding sequence ATGTACAATCCAAGCGCAGCGGGTGGTGCTTCCAACACGCAGTACGGTAACCGCCTCTTTGTCTACGAAGTAGAAGGGCTACGCCAAAACGAAGAAACCGACAGAATGGATTATCCGATCCGCAAGAGTGGCAGTGTGTTTATCACTGTTCCTTATGCTCGGATGAATCAGGAGATGCAGCGGATCACTCGGATGGGTGGCAAAATTGTCAGCATCCGACCTGCAACTCTCAACGGTGTAGCAGAAAACGGCAAAGCTTCCTCTGATGCAGCTCAGGCAGTGCCTCAGCCAGTTCAGTCAGCAGAAGCAACAAAGCCTATGACTCAAGCCAGGGAAAAAGCAGCGAAGCCAGATGTTCCGGTAAACATCTACCGCCCCAATAACCCTTACATCGGTAAGTGCATCTCCAATGAAGAGTTGGTGGGTGAGGGCGGTATTGGCACAGTACGCCACGTCAAATTTGATATTTCTGGTGGCGATCTTAAATATGTAGAAGGTCAAAGCATCGGGATTATTCCTGAGGGCAAAGATGACAAGGGCAAGCCTCACAAGCTGAGACTGTATTCGATCGCCTCCACCCGTCACGGTGATGACGTAGATGACAAAACCGTTTCGCTTTGTGTTCGCCAACTGGAATACAAGCATCCTGAAACCGGAGAAACCGTCTACGGCGTTTGTTCCACCTTCCTCACGCAACTGCAGCCCGGCAATGATGTGAAGATTACGGGTCCTGTGGGTAAGGAAATGCTCCTGCCACCAGCCACAGATGCGAATGTCATCATGATGGCAACGGGGACAGGAATTGCGCCTTTCCGAGCATATCTATGGCGGATGTTCAAAGAGAACGAGCGTCAGGCAAACCCCGACTATCAGTTTAATGGTTTTGCTTGGCTGATCTTTGGTGTGCCTACAACGCCAAACATCCTGTACCACCAGGAGCTTGAGGAGCTACAACAGAAGTATCCCAACAACCTTCGGATCACCTATGCCATCAGCCGGGAGCAAAAGAACCCGCAGGGCGGCAGAATGTACATTCAGGATCGTGTTGCAGAATATTCTGATGAGATCTGGAATCTGGTGAAGCAAGAAAAAACCCATACCTATATCTGCGGTCTGAAGGGCATGGAAGATGGTATTGATGCTGCCATGACAGAAGCTGCGGGTAAAGAGGGCATTACCTGGAAAGAATATCAGCGAGCCAATAAAGAGCGTTGGCACGTTGAAACCTACTAG
- a CDS encoding phosphoribulokinase has translation MTSKPDRVVLIGVAGDSGCGKSTFLRRLADLFGEELITVICLDDYHCLDRKQRKDVGVTALNPKANNFDLMAEQVAALKNGQEIMKPIYNHETGLIDPPELIKPTPIVVIEGLHPMYDERVRALLDFSVYLDIDDEVKIAWKIQRDMAERGHTYEDVLAAINSRRPDFQAYIDPQKQHADAVIQVLPTNLIPNDKERKVLRVRLVQKDNVEGYDPVYLFDEGSTIDWIPCGRKLTCSYPGIKMHYGPGESYGNSVSILEIDGQLDRLEEVIYIESHLSNTSTKYYGEMTELLLQHKEYPGSNNGTGLLQVLVGLKMRATYERLMGVEAKMSKVAAN, from the coding sequence ATGACCAGTAAGCCAGACCGTGTGGTTTTAATCGGCGTTGCCGGAGATTCCGGATGCGGAAAATCGACTTTTCTCCGTCGCCTTGCAGATTTGTTTGGCGAAGAGTTGATCACGGTGATCTGCCTTGACGATTACCACTGTCTGGATCGCAAGCAGCGCAAAGATGTAGGTGTAACTGCACTGAACCCCAAAGCAAACAACTTCGATCTGATGGCAGAACAGGTTGCTGCGCTGAAAAACGGTCAGGAGATCATGAAGCCGATTTACAACCACGAAACCGGTCTGATTGATCCGCCTGAGTTGATCAAGCCAACGCCGATCGTGGTAATTGAGGGTCTGCACCCCATGTATGACGAGCGCGTTCGTGCCCTGCTCGATTTCAGCGTCTATCTTGACATTGATGATGAAGTGAAGATTGCCTGGAAGATTCAGCGGGACATGGCAGAGCGTGGCCACACCTATGAAGACGTCTTAGCAGCGATCAATTCCCGCCGTCCTGACTTCCAAGCCTATATTGATCCGCAAAAGCAACATGCTGATGCTGTAATCCAGGTGCTGCCAACCAACCTGATTCCAAACGATAAGGAGCGCAAGGTGCTGCGTGTTCGTCTGGTTCAGAAAGATAACGTGGAAGGATATGACCCCGTTTATCTGTTTGATGAAGGCTCGACGATCGATTGGATTCCCTGCGGTCGCAAGCTCACCTGCTCTTATCCCGGCATCAAGATGCACTATGGCCCAGGCGAGTCCTACGGCAACAGTGTCTCGATTCTAGAAATTGATGGACAACTCGATCGCCTGGAAGAAGTAATCTACATTGAAAGCCACTTGAGCAATACTTCAACCAAGTACTACGGGGAGATGACGGAACTACTGCTACAGCACAAAGAGTATCCCGGCTCCAATAATGGTACAGGCCTGCTCCAGGTGCTAGTAGGTTTGAAGATGCGGGCAACTTATGAGCGCCTGATGGGCGTTGAAGCAAAAATGTCTAAGGTTGCAGCAAACTAG
- a CDS encoding TenA family protein, whose amino-acid sequence MSIAAALWEANQDLVLACLENPFVRGIGDGSLAKSKFTYYVGQDAFFLEAFARAYSIVAAKAPDWYGFQVFHDLAGGVLQELKLHQSYAEQWGVKLQTVQPGAATRRYTDFLLATAWSQEVGTTTAAMLPCMRLYAFLGQQLAQTGTSTHAYTNWIETYSSPEFEPLAVQLAELADRYAKQTPIVQSTYRYAMQCELDFFQAAWEVE is encoded by the coding sequence ATGAGCATTGCAGCAGCACTCTGGGAGGCGAATCAGGATTTAGTCCTTGCTTGCTTAGAAAATCCATTCGTGCGTGGAATTGGTGATGGTTCACTTGCAAAGTCAAAATTCACTTATTACGTGGGGCAGGATGCTTTTTTTCTGGAAGCCTTTGCCCGTGCCTACAGTATTGTTGCTGCTAAAGCACCTGACTGGTATGGATTCCAAGTTTTTCATGACCTGGCAGGTGGTGTTCTTCAAGAATTGAAGCTGCATCAAAGCTACGCTGAGCAATGGGGTGTCAAGCTACAAACTGTGCAGCCGGGAGCCGCAACGCGCCGCTATACGGATTTCTTGCTGGCGACTGCTTGGAGCCAAGAGGTGGGCACTACTACTGCCGCTATGCTGCCCTGTATGCGCCTCTATGCCTTTCTAGGACAACAGCTTGCCCAAACTGGTACTTCCACTCACGCCTATACAAATTGGATTGAAACCTACAGTAGTCCTGAGTTTGAGCCGCTTGCCGTGCAACTAGCTGAGCTTGCCGATCGCTATGCCAAACAAACGCCGATCGTTCAGTCAACCTATCGCTATGCAATGCAGTGTGAACTCGATTTCTTTCAGGCTGCCTGGGAGGTTGAATAG
- a CDS encoding FHA domain-containing protein yields MKTVEDEELQQRLSLYQVFLKLYNHHRDLLDEILQLENRSSRALAGVTLPYVQGVSVGQPHLVTNLMQGKTQALFQPQQTWVIGRHLQRANICIPDQQLSRVHVALKYVENQGFYLIDLGSRNGSYVNGELIRQSRQLQDGDRVRLGSLSFVFLCCETARALPELTEPIATLQNWQPGSSLQLSPPPNINDFGEEATAPLTAPATAANPLEETFTFMRHHVQEVVAPIDN; encoded by the coding sequence ATGAAAACTGTTGAAGATGAGGAACTTCAGCAGCGATTGAGCCTCTATCAGGTTTTTTTAAAACTCTATAACCATCACCGTGATCTGCTGGATGAGATCTTGCAGTTAGAGAATCGGAGCAGTCGAGCTTTAGCAGGCGTGACCTTGCCTTATGTGCAAGGAGTCAGTGTTGGACAGCCCCATCTTGTCACTAACTTAATGCAGGGCAAAACTCAAGCGCTGTTTCAGCCACAGCAAACCTGGGTTATTGGTCGTCACTTGCAGCGTGCCAATATCTGTATTCCTGATCAGCAGCTTTCGCGAGTGCATGTGGCACTGAAATATGTGGAGAACCAGGGATTTTACTTGATTGATCTGGGCAGCAGGAATGGCAGTTATGTCAATGGCGAACTGATTCGGCAATCTCGACAGCTACAAGATGGCGATCGGGTCAGATTAGGTAGCTTGAGTTTCGTTTTTCTTTGCTGTGAGACAGCTCGAGCTTTGCCAGAACTGACAGAACCCATTGCTACTTTACAAAACTGGCAGCCTGGTAGTTCACTGCAACTTTCACCTCCGCCCAACATCAATGACTTTGGTGAAGAGGCAACGGCTCCCCTCACTGCGCCAGCAACAGCAGCCAATCCGCTCGAAGAAACGTTTACGTTTATGCGGCATCATGTGCAAGAAGTGGTTGCACCCATAGATAACTAG
- a CDS encoding DNA recombination-mediator protein A, which produces MSQSIDLPKVDDFLQELAAIQQIGSKRIALLGSRHVPITHQHLIELMSYALVLGGNHILTSGATGTNSAAIKGAMRADPNLLTVILPQSLDKQPRESREQLEQVIHLVENSENNNLSLAEASALCNQEIISRCQQLICFAFHDSTTLLKTCSDAEDQRKLVTLFYFD; this is translated from the coding sequence TTGAGTCAATCCATCGACCTACCCAAAGTAGATGATTTTTTACAGGAGCTAGCCGCGATTCAGCAAATCGGTTCTAAGCGGATCGCACTCCTTGGCTCCAGACATGTCCCTATTACACATCAGCATCTCATTGAACTCATGAGCTACGCGCTGGTGCTGGGGGGCAACCATATCCTGACTTCTGGTGCAACTGGAACTAATTCCGCTGCAATTAAAGGGGCAATGCGAGCCGACCCCAACTTACTAACGGTGATATTGCCGCAAAGTTTGGACAAGCAGCCAAGAGAGTCACGGGAACAGCTTGAGCAGGTGATTCACCTCGTCGAAAATTCGGAGAATAATAACCTGTCATTGGCGGAAGCAAGTGCTTTGTGCAACCAGGAAATTATCTCTCGCTGTCAGCAGTTGATTTGCTTTGCGTTTCATGACAGTACCACGCTGCTTAAAACTTGCAGTGACGCAGAAGATCAGCGCAAGTTAGTCACGCTGTTTTACTTTGATTAA
- a CDS encoding MAPEG family protein has product MSFLESFSVPVTLIVSIALAAVLVYIPFLVVAYGRFQAGYDPAKPRALFDKLPAYAQRATWAHENSFESFMLFTAGALMAYVTQVSSPLAVGAAISYVSARSLFSLFYLLNLPLLRSMMFAIGSLSIATLMGLSIHQVL; this is encoded by the coding sequence ATGTCTTTCCTAGAATCGTTCTCTGTTCCTGTAACGCTCATTGTTTCGATCGCGCTTGCTGCTGTATTGGTCTACATTCCTTTTTTGGTTGTTGCCTACGGTCGCTTTCAAGCAGGCTATGATCCGGCAAAGCCGCGTGCCTTATTTGATAAACTGCCTGCCTATGCTCAACGGGCAACTTGGGCACATGAAAATTCGTTTGAATCGTTTATGCTTTTTACGGCAGGGGCATTGATGGCATATGTGACGCAGGTGAGTTCACCTCTGGCAGTTGGGGCAGCAATCAGCTATGTATCCGCTCGATCGCTGTTTTCACTGTTCTACCTCCTGAACCTGCCGCTACTGCGCTCGATGATGTTTGCGATCGGTTCCCTGTCAATTGCAACCTTAATGGGGCTGAGTATCCATCAGGTTTTATAA
- a CDS encoding YajQ family cyclic di-GMP-binding protein translates to MASTYSFDVVSDFDRQELVNAIDQTNREIDTRYDLKDTKTTVELGTDSITVNTDSDFTLQAVHTILQTKAAKRNLSLKIFDYGKVETAGGNRVRQEIKLQKGISSEVAKQISKLVRDEFKKVQSSIQGDAVRVTAKSKDDLQVVIQRLKQEEYPMALQFTNYR, encoded by the coding sequence ATGGCTTCCACCTATTCCTTTGATGTGGTGAGTGATTTCGATCGGCAGGAGTTGGTCAATGCGATCGACCAAACGAATCGTGAAATTGACACCCGCTACGACCTGAAAGACACCAAAACCACTGTGGAACTCGGAACCGATTCCATTACGGTCAATACTGATAGCGACTTTACGCTGCAAGCGGTTCACACGATTCTGCAAACCAAAGCGGCGAAGCGGAACTTATCGCTAAAGATTTTTGACTACGGGAAAGTTGAGACGGCAGGCGGTAACCGGGTGCGGCAGGAAATTAAGCTGCAAAAGGGGATTAGCTCTGAGGTTGCCAAACAAATTTCTAAGCTAGTCCGCGATGAATTTAAGAAGGTGCAATCGTCGATTCAGGGCGATGCAGTGCGGGTGACTGCGAAATCAAAAGACGATTTGCAAGTTGTGATCCAGCGTCTCAAGCAAGAAGAATATCCGATGGCACTTCAGTTTACAAACTACCGCTAG
- a CDS encoding DUF202 domain-containing protein yields MNIPPKLDRQREHQANERTFLAWVRTSIALISFGLAIARFGLFLRQVQMSMTGTAAAHGLINSQMIGVLLVVAGLVLIVLATWSHNRAFWQIERGNYQPSRWVIWITAAIVLLLGLLSLPFILWQPFEPSVPRRTTQPQSRLEKKLPLFGMGRGKF; encoded by the coding sequence TTGAATATACCTCCCAAACTTGATCGCCAGCGAGAGCATCAGGCAAACGAACGCACCTTCCTGGCATGGGTACGGACCTCGATCGCGCTGATTAGTTTTGGCTTGGCAATTGCTCGATTTGGGCTATTTTTGCGGCAAGTTCAGATGAGTATGACAGGCACAGCCGCCGCTCATGGGTTGATCAATTCTCAGATGATCGGCGTGTTGCTGGTGGTTGCAGGGCTGGTGCTGATAGTATTGGCGACCTGGAGCCATAATCGGGCTTTTTGGCAAATTGAGCGAGGAAATTATCAGCCGAGCCGATGGGTAATCTGGATAACAGCGGCGATCGTGCTGCTGCTGGGACTGCTGAGTTTGCCGTTTATTTTGTGGCAGCCTTTTGAGCCATCTGTGCCCAGAAGAACAACTCAACCGCAAAGCAGGTTAGAGAAGAAGTTGCCTTTATTTGGTATGGGGAGAGGCAAATTTTGA
- the psbV gene encoding photosystem II cytochrome c-550 produces the protein MFKRYVWLVAVTVFLAFQLFVGGATAAELDTATRTVPLDDKGETVTLSLEQVSEGKRLFNYACGQCHVGGVTKTDPNVGLDPEALALATPRRDNIKSLVDYMNNPTTYDGQDSIAELHPSTQSADIFPKMRNLTNDDLTAIAGHILLQPKVVGEKWGGGKIYY, from the coding sequence ATGTTTAAGAGATACGTATGGCTTGTTGCAGTCACCGTCTTCCTGGCTTTCCAACTGTTTGTCGGGGGCGCGACTGCCGCTGAACTGGATACAGCAACCCGCACTGTGCCGCTAGATGACAAAGGTGAAACCGTGACGCTCAGCCTGGAGCAGGTTTCTGAGGGCAAGCGTCTGTTTAACTATGCTTGTGGACAATGCCATGTGGGCGGTGTGACCAAAACTGACCCCAACGTGGGACTTGACCCGGAAGCTTTGGCTCTGGCAACCCCGCGTCGGGACAATATCAAGTCTCTTGTAGACTACATGAACAATCCCACTACCTATGATGGTCAAGACTCGATCGCTGAGCTGCATCCTAGCACTCAGAGCGCTGACATCTTTCCCAAGATGCGAAACTTGACCAACGATGACCTGACGGCGATTGCTGGACATATTCTGCTTCAGCCAAAAGTAGTTGGTGAGAAGTGGGGTGGTGGCAAAATTTATTACTAA
- the psbV2 gene encoding photosystem II cytochrome PsbV2 yields MGWGLGDRACPILFAPLFSEMAWSYRFMFLSLLRVCFAFILGFVLNILFISQSVQAGSVDPYVLRYLDARVPVALPDDSQGKTREFSAAQLSNGKRFFEENCKNCHVGGATLPDPTVSLSLQALQGAMPPRDNIQSLVAFLRQPMTYDGSEESLYCREVPESWLPDADLGNVAGFILRSAQKAPGWGNLSF; encoded by the coding sequence ATGGGTTGGGGGCTGGGCGATCGTGCCTGCCCCATTCTTTTTGCCCCATTGTTTTCGGAAATGGCTTGGTCGTACCGCTTTATGTTTCTGTCTTTGCTTCGTGTTTGCTTCGCTTTTATCCTCGGCTTCGTGTTAAATATTTTATTCATTAGCCAATCGGTGCAGGCTGGATCAGTGGATCCTTATGTGCTTCGCTATCTTGATGCCAGAGTGCCTGTCGCTTTACCAGATGATAGTCAGGGTAAAACAAGAGAATTCTCGGCGGCGCAACTGTCAAACGGCAAACGCTTCTTCGAGGAGAACTGCAAGAACTGTCATGTTGGTGGTGCGACCCTGCCTGACCCCACTGTTTCCCTGTCGCTTCAGGCACTTCAGGGCGCAATGCCTCCTAGAGACAACATTCAGTCACTTGTGGCATTTCTGCGCCAGCCCATGACCTATGACGGGAGCGAGGAAAGCCTTTACTGTCGGGAGGTTCCAGAGTCCTGGCTGCCTGATGCAGATCTAGGGAATGTTGCGGGGTTTATTTTGCGATCGGCTCAAAAAGCTCCGGGATGGGGGAATCTATCCTTCTGA
- the petE gene encoding plastocyanin, producing the protein MKLISFVSRSLSLALCSIALVVCSFLMVVSPAAAETFTVKMGADNGMLAFEPSTLTVKAGDTVKWVNNKLPPHNIVFDVSDKALASKLSHDQLMFSPGESYEVTFDAAGTYNYYCAPHRGAGMQGKIVVQ; encoded by the coding sequence ATGAAATTGATCTCCTTCGTTTCGCGGAGTTTAAGTCTCGCCCTCTGCTCGATCGCGTTGGTAGTTTGCAGCTTTCTGATGGTCGTATCTCCTGCTGCTGCTGAAACCTTCACGGTCAAGATGGGTGCTGACAATGGAATGCTCGCATTTGAGCCTTCCACACTGACGGTCAAAGCTGGCGACACAGTGAAGTGGGTAAACAACAAGTTACCTCCTCACAACATCGTTTTTGATGTCAGTGACAAAGCTCTCGCAAGCAAGCTTTCTCACGATCAACTGATGTTCTCTCCTGGCGAATCCTACGAAGTCACCTTCGATGCCGCTGGGACTTACAACTACTACTGTGCTCCTCACCGGGGTGCAGGCATGCAAGGTAAGATTGTCGTTCAGTAA